Proteins encoded by one window of Fischerella sp. PCC 9605:
- the trpS gene encoding tryptophan--tRNA ligase, with protein sequence MSDRQRVLSGVQPTGNLHLGNYLGAIRNWVEGQSQYDNFLFIADLHAITLPHDPVTLAANTYTLAALYLACGLDLNYSTIFVQSHVSAHAELTWLLNCITPLNWLTDMIQFKEKAVKQGENVGVGLLDYPVLMASDILLYQADKVPVGEDQKQHLELTRDIVNRFNHQFAKPNQPVLKLPDPLIRKEGARVMSLTDGTKKMSKSDPSELSRINLLDPPDEITKKIKKCKTDPTRGLEFDNPERPESNNLLTLYMLLSGKTKEEVAAECQDMGWGQFKPLLTETTINALKPIQDKYQAIMADKGYLESVLREGRQKAEAIANQTLAQVKAAMGYSMPL encoded by the coding sequence ATGTCTGACAGGCAACGAGTTCTTTCTGGAGTTCAACCAACAGGTAATCTACATTTAGGTAACTATCTTGGCGCAATTCGCAACTGGGTAGAAGGGCAAAGCCAGTACGATAATTTTCTCTTTATAGCTGATTTACACGCCATTACTTTGCCTCACGACCCAGTGACGCTGGCAGCTAATACCTACACCCTAGCTGCTTTATATCTCGCCTGTGGTCTTGATTTAAACTATTCGACTATTTTTGTACAATCTCACGTTTCTGCCCACGCCGAACTGACTTGGTTACTCAACTGCATCACACCCCTCAACTGGCTAACAGACATGATTCAGTTTAAGGAAAAAGCTGTTAAGCAGGGAGAAAACGTTGGTGTCGGCTTGTTGGACTACCCAGTATTAATGGCATCTGATATTTTGCTGTATCAAGCTGATAAAGTTCCTGTAGGTGAAGACCAAAAGCAACACTTGGAACTGACGCGGGATATTGTCAACAGGTTTAATCATCAATTTGCCAAACCAAACCAGCCAGTATTGAAATTGCCCGATCCTTTGATTCGCAAGGAGGGAGCAAGGGTAATGAGTTTGACAGATGGGACTAAAAAAATGTCTAAGTCCGATCCATCTGAACTGAGTCGGATCAATTTGCTCGATCCACCAGATGAAATTACCAAAAAAATTAAGAAATGCAAAACCGATCCTACTCGTGGTTTGGAGTTTGATAATCCAGAACGTCCGGAGAGTAATAATTTGTTAACTCTGTACATGCTACTTTCTGGCAAAACCAAGGAAGAAGTCGCAGCTGAGTGTCAGGATATGGGTTGGGGGCAATTTAAGCCTTTACTGACAGAAACGACGATTAACGCCCTCAAACCTATCCAAGATAAATATCAGGCAATCATGGCAGACAAAGGCTATTTAGAATCTGTGTTGCGGGAAGGAAGGCAGAAAGCAGAAGCGATCGCCAACCAAACTCTCGCACAAGTTAAAGCCGCGATGGGCTACTCTATGCCGCTATGA
- a CDS encoding alpha/beta fold hydrolase: protein MSIIEQKISIDSLEWFYRVAEPIGKTDLLPVVLLHGLVSQSYSWRNILPALSQQGTKAIAPDWIGFGFSSKPEKRDFAYTPDAFITALGGFIKSLEIERFSLVVQGFLGSVGLQYALRHPEQIANIAILNTPISSTAKLPWKIQQMGLPLAGEMMTQDPLLVDRTLEGGSRYVITDTDLDVYRKPFLKTSAAGRALLATIRNLQLAKAMPEIESGFKEWQQPILIQWGMIDPWLGVEMAENFAKSVPNGELVKLNNVGHYPQEHYHETILQDLLPFVRRAEEKQ from the coding sequence ATGTCGATAATAGAACAAAAGATTTCAATAGATTCGCTGGAATGGTTTTACCGAGTAGCTGAACCAATTGGCAAAACTGATTTACTGCCTGTTGTGCTGCTGCATGGTTTAGTTTCACAAAGTTATAGCTGGCGTAATATTCTGCCTGCTTTATCCCAGCAAGGAACAAAAGCGATCGCCCCAGATTGGATTGGTTTTGGCTTTTCTTCTAAACCAGAAAAAAGAGATTTTGCCTACACCCCTGATGCTTTTATTACAGCTTTAGGAGGATTTATCAAATCCTTAGAAATAGAACGTTTTTCTTTAGTTGTACAAGGCTTCCTGGGTTCTGTAGGACTGCAATATGCCTTGCGTCATCCAGAACAAATTGCCAACATAGCTATTCTCAATACACCAATTTCTAGCACTGCTAAATTACCTTGGAAAATTCAACAAATGGGTCTACCTTTAGCAGGTGAAATGATGACTCAAGATCCTCTGTTAGTAGACCGGACTTTAGAAGGTGGTAGCCGTTACGTCATCACTGATACGGATTTAGATGTTTATCGTAAACCTTTTTTGAAAACTTCAGCTGCAGGTCGCGCTCTTTTAGCAACAATCCGTAATTTACAACTAGCAAAAGCAATGCCAGAAATTGAATCTGGATTCAAAGAGTGGCAGCAACCAATATTAATTCAATGGGGAATGATAGACCCTTGGCTAGGTGTGGAGATGGCAGAAAATTTTGCCAAGTCTGTACCAAATGGAGAATTAGTCAAACTCAATAACGTTGGGCATTATCCGCAAGAACATTATCACGAAACTATTTTGCAAGATTTGTTGCCTTTTGTCCGTCGTGCTGAAGAAAAGCAATAG
- a CDS encoding DUF262 domain-containing protein, translated as MTDLDNLNLEFFEKDVDIEDEDIEAELETISTPFDPSKIRVDTRPMTIDLVLKRIKFDEIDLAPEFQRHADIWTPTAKSRLIESILIRIPLPAFYMDATNEDKWLVIDGLQRLSALKKFAIDKELRLCQLEFLNHLEGKTYDELPRNYQRRIDETVLTIYLIEKGTPPEVKYNIFRRINTGGEPLSPQELRHALNPGKATLFLNKLAHSQEFIKVTNISKKRQQRMDDHEFILGFIAFYLMPYQDYPLKEGRDYFLNEAMIKINEMTHEQLDEIEVKFKVAMEIAHSIFGKYAFRKILKNSKKMQPLNKSLFEAWSVVFSNLKDQEAEILKQRKNKVISLFMDCIENDEEFVNSISQAATKINYRFSTIEKIVKEALS; from the coding sequence GTGACCGATCTGGACAACTTAAATTTGGAATTTTTTGAAAAAGATGTGGACATAGAAGATGAAGATATTGAAGCAGAATTAGAGACAATTTCTACGCCATTTGATCCCAGCAAAATCAGGGTTGATACTCGACCCATGACTATTGATTTAGTGTTGAAAAGGATTAAATTTGATGAGATTGACTTAGCTCCTGAGTTTCAGCGCCATGCTGATATTTGGACACCAACTGCTAAAAGCAGACTTATTGAATCAATCTTGATTCGTATTCCACTACCTGCATTTTATATGGATGCTACTAATGAAGATAAATGGTTAGTTATAGATGGGTTACAAAGGCTAAGTGCTTTGAAGAAGTTTGCTATTGACAAAGAACTTAGGCTATGCCAACTAGAGTTTCTCAATCATCTTGAAGGTAAAACATATGATGAATTACCACGAAACTATCAACGTCGTATAGATGAAACTGTACTGACAATTTATTTGATTGAAAAAGGAACACCACCCGAAGTTAAATATAATATTTTCAGGCGGATTAACACAGGAGGAGAGCCTCTTTCACCTCAAGAGTTACGCCATGCTTTAAATCCAGGTAAAGCTACACTATTTTTAAATAAACTTGCTCATTCTCAAGAATTTATAAAAGTTACCAATATTAGTAAAAAGCGACAGCAACGTATGGATGATCATGAGTTCATACTAGGTTTTATTGCCTTTTACCTGATGCCATATCAAGATTATCCTCTTAAAGAGGGTAGAGATTACTTTTTAAATGAAGCAATGATAAAAATTAATGAAATGACACATGAGCAATTAGATGAAATTGAAGTAAAATTTAAGGTTGCTATGGAAATAGCTCATTCTATATTTGGAAAATACGCTTTTAGAAAAATTTTAAAAAATTCAAAAAAAATGCAGCCACTCAATAAATCTTTATTTGAGGCTTGGTCTGTTGTATTTAGTAATCTCAAAGACCAAGAAGCAGAAATACTGAAACAGCGAAAAAATAAAGTAATCAGTTTATTTATGGATTGCATTGAAAATGATGAGGAATTTGTAAATTCCATATCACAGGCTGCCACTAAAATTAATTATAGATTTTCTACTATAGAAAAAATTGTTAAAGAAGCACTATCATGA
- a CDS encoding AAA family ATPase, translated as MINLLRLKNFKAFEEQSLELKNLTLLSGLNSTGKSSVLQALLLLRQSYQQDLLPNIGLALNGEFVSIGTAQDALFEGAKDDSIGFELIWKDGKQGIWLFNYNREADVLALVSQPTFPDIYQLNLFNDHFHYLQAERIGPRTYFEISDFQVRQHQQLGTKGEYTAHFLSIYRDRYIPNVNLSHPKATSINLRDQVEAWVGEVSPGTRLEIKSNPDMDLVSFQYSYGLSNPYRATNVGFGITYTLPIIVAVLASNPGTLILIENPEAHLHPKGQAKMGELLALAASCGVQVVIETHSDHVLNGIRLAVHGGQLDPKDVQLHYFQRQEKQGQAFTNVVSPRIDRNGRIDKWPDGFFDEWDKSLEALLEPAGE; from the coding sequence ATGATTAATTTACTACGATTGAAAAATTTCAAAGCTTTTGAAGAACAGTCACTTGAGTTAAAGAATCTAACCTTACTTTCTGGACTGAATAGCACAGGTAAATCTTCTGTCCTACAAGCATTACTCCTGCTGCGTCAATCTTACCAACAGGATTTATTGCCAAATATAGGTTTAGCCCTCAATGGTGAATTCGTTTCTATAGGGACGGCCCAAGATGCATTGTTTGAGGGAGCAAAAGATGATTCAATTGGTTTTGAACTAATTTGGAAAGATGGAAAACAAGGAATTTGGCTTTTCAACTATAACCGAGAGGCAGATGTGTTAGCTCTTGTGTCACAACCAACTTTCCCTGATATATATCAATTAAATCTTTTTAACGATCACTTTCACTATCTACAAGCAGAACGTATTGGCCCTCGAACATACTTCGAGATATCCGATTTTCAAGTGCGACAGCATCAACAACTGGGAACTAAAGGAGAATATACTGCACACTTCCTCTCTATTTATAGAGACAGATATATTCCCAATGTTAATCTCAGCCATCCCAAGGCAACTTCCATAAATCTAAGAGATCAAGTAGAGGCATGGGTGGGAGAAGTTAGCCCAGGAACACGCCTTGAAATCAAATCTAATCCAGATATGGATTTGGTAAGCTTTCAATATTCATATGGACTCAGCAACCCCTATCGTGCAACCAATGTTGGCTTCGGAATTACCTACACTTTGCCAATTATTGTTGCCGTACTCGCATCAAATCCTGGTACACTCATCCTAATTGAAAATCCAGAAGCTCATCTTCACCCCAAAGGACAAGCCAAAATGGGTGAGTTATTAGCTTTGGCAGCTAGTTGTGGTGTTCAGGTTGTGATAGAAACTCATAGTGACCATGTTTTAAACGGAATTCGTCTTGCTGTTCATGGTGGTCAGCTTGATCCAAAAGATGTTCAGTTGCACTACTTTCAGCGTCAAGAAAAACAAGGACAAGCTTTCACAAACGTAGTGTCACCTCGTATTGATAGAAATGGCAGAATTGACAAATGGCCTGATGGCTTCTTTGATGAGTGGGATAAAAGTTTGGAGGCTTTGTTAGAACCAGCAGGAGAATAA
- the psbQ gene encoding photosystem II protein PsbQ — protein MARQRSILSLILVLLATFLISCGGPTVATAPPTYTPTQLEKIQGYLPEIQAVRDRSQELTELIQKNDWVNVGNFIHGPMAEARLHMNYVIPNLLPQDQQKARQVAREMFNHLVQIDQAIDSVNSLKALNNAKAAFADIDTFLGLLPESRTSAEAS, from the coding sequence ATGGCGCGTCAACGCTCTATCTTGTCATTAATTCTTGTTCTTTTGGCAACATTCCTTATTAGTTGTGGTGGCCCTACTGTCGCCACAGCACCTCCAACTTACACCCCAACACAGCTTGAGAAAATTCAGGGATATTTGCCTGAAATCCAGGCTGTGCGCGATCGCTCACAAGAACTCACAGAGTTGATCCAAAAAAATGATTGGGTAAATGTTGGTAATTTTATCCACGGTCCAATGGCGGAAGCAAGGTTGCACATGAATTATGTCATTCCCAACCTCCTGCCTCAAGACCAACAAAAAGCACGTCAAGTGGCACGAGAAATGTTTAACCACCTGGTTCAAATTGATCAAGCCATTGACTCTGTCAATTCTCTCAAAGCCCTGAATAACGCTAAAGCTGCATTTGCAGATATTGACACTTTCCTGGGGTTGCTTCCAGAAAGTCGCACTTCAGCAGAAGCTAGTTAG
- the mazE gene encoding type II toxin-antitoxin system MazE family antitoxin, translating into MIKVTVTLEEDILQFVDEQAKGNRSGYINALLAEHRRRILEEQMIATLKEDAHDPEYQAEIDAWDSVVGDGINAER; encoded by the coding sequence ATGATCAAAGTCACTGTTACCTTGGAAGAAGACATCCTCCAGTTTGTAGATGAACAGGCAAAAGGCAACCGCAGTGGCTATATTAATGCACTGCTGGCAGAACACCGCCGCCGGATTTTGGAAGAACAAATGATAGCAACTCTCAAAGAAGACGCTCACGATCCTGAATATCAAGCGGAAATTGATGCTTGGGATAGTGTTGTTGGGGATGGCATTAATGCCGAACGGTGA
- a CDS encoding NAD(P)/FAD-dependent oxidoreductase, producing MNVVIIGCGVVGAAIAYELSLAKGLKITVLDKQPPAQASTGAALGVLMSIISHKIKGKAWQMRQTSIQRYESLIPELEELTNRKIPFNRQGILMLLTGNADPPSPLLERGETKIKPPLERGVGGISEWEKLSEIRHSQGYQLEIWDAVKLKKICAQVDETQIIGAIYSPQDRQLDPTALTLALVEAAQHNGVTFKFGVNVLGMTPPPLTASREGGEKFCQQMETTEGKIAADWFVVAAGLGSSPLSAQLHQMIDIRPVLGQALHLRLGHSLGNPDFQPVITGNDVHIVPVGGADYWVGATVEFSTNGSHEILPNKEQLESVKQQAIAFCPDLANATTIRTWSGLRPRPEGRPAPIIEKLSGFSNVLLATGHYRNGVLLAPATAYAIREMIIS from the coding sequence ATGAATGTAGTCATCATCGGTTGTGGTGTGGTTGGGGCTGCGATCGCTTATGAACTCAGCCTAGCCAAAGGGCTAAAAATTACAGTCCTAGACAAACAACCACCTGCCCAAGCTTCCACAGGAGCCGCGTTGGGCGTTTTAATGAGCATCATCAGCCATAAAATCAAGGGCAAAGCTTGGCAGATGCGTCAAACTAGCATCCAACGCTATGAATCCTTAATTCCAGAACTAGAAGAACTCACGAATCGCAAAATTCCTTTCAACCGCCAAGGAATTCTCATGCTGTTGACGGGGAATGCAGATCCCCCCTCGCCCCTCTTGGAAAGAGGGGAAACGAAAATAAAGCCCCCCTTGGAAAGGGGGGTTGGGGGGATCTCAGAATGGGAAAAGCTTTCAGAAATTCGCCACTCTCAAGGCTACCAGTTAGAAATTTGGGACGCTGTCAAACTAAAAAAAATCTGTGCCCAGGTAGATGAAACACAAATCATTGGCGCTATCTACTCTCCACAAGACCGCCAACTCGATCCCACAGCACTAACATTAGCTTTAGTTGAGGCTGCCCAACATAATGGCGTTACTTTTAAATTTGGTGTCAATGTTTTAGGGATGACCCCACCCCCTCTCACCGCAAGCAGGGAGGGGGGTGAAAAGTTTTGTCAGCAAATGGAGACAACGGAGGGGAAAATAGCTGCTGATTGGTTTGTAGTCGCCGCTGGACTTGGTTCGTCGCCACTATCAGCACAATTACATCAGATGATTGATATTCGCCCTGTACTGGGGCAAGCTTTGCATCTGAGATTAGGACATTCTTTGGGTAATCCTGATTTTCAGCCAGTAATTACTGGTAATGATGTCCATATTGTTCCTGTGGGTGGCGCTGATTACTGGGTAGGTGCAACGGTTGAGTTTTCCACAAATGGCAGTCATGAGATATTGCCCAACAAAGAACAGTTAGAGTCTGTCAAACAACAAGCGATCGCCTTTTGCCCAGATTTAGCAAACGCAACTACTATCCGCACTTGGTCTGGATTACGTCCCCGCCCCGAAGGACGTCCCGCCCCAATCATTGAGAAATTATCAGGTTTTAGTAATGTCCTGCTGGCTACAGGACACTATCGCAATGGCGTCTTACTTGCACCCGCCACAGCTTACGCGATTCGTGAGATGATTATTTCTTAA
- a CDS encoding helix-turn-helix domain-containing protein: MVIKKITLRAEAMYKRLANLYQRANASLVMADNLLPEAFIELANASEMVESAIEGLYQMNEELIETRDLLETECQQYQELFELAPDGYLITDPAGAIRKANHTASVLLNVSQQYLVGKVLVNFVASEFRLYFRSKLIQLCKSDTIKELVVPLQQSDGKSFEAAITATVARDQQGKPLSIRWLLRNISERRQGESESIQVDSDFCRDRSLHKHSKGETIPLNPQVIWYVHQGWVKLSTLCETGEEVLLGLAGEGMVFGSSITSLPTYQAVALSNVSLAAIYIAEIATSPKLSHALLPKINRRLQQTESFLAISGRRRVADRLHQLLQLLEQEVGKPVVEGVLLNVRLTHEDFASACCTTRVTITRLMSKLQQQGKIGFDSKKHIILKNLD; encoded by the coding sequence GTGGTTATCAAGAAAATTACGCTCCGCGCAGAAGCAATGTATAAGCGTTTAGCAAATTTGTACCAAAGGGCCAACGCTTCGCTTGTTATGGCTGATAATTTGCTACCGGAAGCTTTCATCGAACTTGCCAATGCTTCAGAAATGGTAGAGTCAGCGATAGAGGGACTATACCAAATGAATGAAGAATTAATAGAGACACGAGATTTGCTGGAAACAGAATGTCAGCAGTACCAAGAATTATTCGAGCTTGCACCAGATGGCTATTTGATTACCGATCCAGCAGGAGCGATCCGAAAAGCCAACCATACTGCATCTGTGTTGCTGAACGTCTCACAACAGTATTTGGTAGGCAAAGTATTGGTTAACTTTGTTGCTAGTGAATTTCGTCTATACTTTCGCAGTAAATTAATTCAGCTATGTAAATCCGACACAATTAAAGAGTTAGTAGTACCCTTGCAGCAGAGCGATGGCAAGTCATTTGAAGCAGCTATTACAGCAACAGTTGCTCGCGATCAACAGGGCAAACCTCTTAGCATACGTTGGCTGCTGCGTAACATTAGCGAACGTCGCCAAGGAGAATCAGAATCTATTCAAGTGGACAGCGATTTCTGCCGCGATCGCTCTTTACACAAACATTCTAAAGGAGAAACCATCCCCCTCAATCCACAAGTGATTTGGTATGTTCATCAAGGTTGGGTGAAGCTAAGTACTCTTTGTGAAACGGGTGAAGAAGTACTGCTAGGCTTGGCAGGTGAAGGAATGGTTTTTGGCTCTAGCATAACCTCTCTACCAACTTACCAAGCAGTCGCTTTGTCTAATGTCTCTTTAGCGGCAATTTACATTGCAGAAATAGCAACTTCCCCAAAGTTGAGTCATGCCCTTTTACCAAAAATCAATCGAAGGCTACAACAAACAGAATCTTTTTTAGCTATTTCTGGAAGGCGGCGAGTTGCAGATCGTTTACACCAATTATTACAACTTCTGGAACAGGAAGTTGGTAAACCGGTGGTAGAGGGAGTTTTGTTAAATGTTCGCCTTACTCATGAAGATTTCGCTAGCGCCTGCTGTACTACTAGAGTCACGATTACACGACTGATGAGCAAATTACAACAGCAAGGAAAAATTGGTTTTGATTCAAAAAAACATATCATCTTAAAAAATTTAGATTAA
- a CDS encoding methylenetetrahydrofolate reductase gives MLDTRNPTSLTSFRTAAKAGEFLITAEVAPPKGGNPDHMLKMAATLKGRVHAVNITDGSRAVLRMCPVVASAILLQNGIEPICQIACRDRNRIGLQADLMGAHAIGIRNILALTGDPVKAGDHPDCKGVFDLESVRLLQVIEKLNQGVDCNEQPLTDGALDLFPGAAVDPQCSSWSGLQKRFERKLEAGAQFFQSQLITDFEMLEKFMDKIAAGCDKPILAGIFLLKSAKNAQFINRCVPGVNIPQHIIDRLAQAKNPLEEGMKIAAEQVQLARQLCQGVHMMAVKREDLIPQILDMAGVAPASQVVSV, from the coding sequence ATGCTGGATACTAGAAATCCAACTTCTTTAACTTCTTTTCGGACAGCAGCAAAAGCTGGTGAATTTCTGATTACCGCCGAGGTAGCACCACCCAAAGGCGGTAATCCCGACCACATGCTCAAAATGGCGGCGACCCTTAAGGGGAGGGTTCATGCTGTCAATATTACAGATGGTAGTCGGGCAGTGTTGCGGATGTGTCCGGTGGTAGCGTCGGCAATTTTACTGCAAAACGGAATTGAACCGATTTGTCAGATTGCTTGTCGCGATCGCAACCGCATTGGTTTACAAGCCGACTTGATGGGCGCTCATGCGATCGGTATCCGCAATATCTTAGCTTTGACCGGCGACCCCGTGAAAGCAGGCGACCATCCTGACTGCAAAGGTGTATTTGATTTAGAGTCTGTGCGCCTACTGCAAGTCATAGAGAAGCTGAATCAAGGTGTTGACTGCAATGAGCAACCTTTGACTGATGGGGCATTAGATTTATTTCCCGGTGCAGCAGTAGATCCCCAATGTTCGAGTTGGTCAGGTTTGCAAAAACGATTTGAACGCAAATTAGAAGCAGGAGCGCAATTTTTTCAAAGTCAATTAATTACTGATTTTGAAATGCTAGAAAAGTTTATGGATAAAATTGCCGCAGGCTGTGATAAGCCAATTTTGGCGGGAATTTTCTTGTTGAAATCGGCGAAAAATGCCCAATTTATTAATAGGTGCGTTCCGGGTGTAAATATACCCCAACACATTATTGATAGATTAGCGCAAGCAAAAAATCCCCTTGAAGAAGGGATGAAAATTGCCGCCGAACAAGTGCAGCTCGCGCGGCAATTGTGTCAAGGTGTCCATATGATGGCAGTCAAGCGCGAAGATTTGATTCCGCAAATTTTGGATATGGCTGGAGTTGCACCAGCTAGTCAGGTGGTATCAGTCTAA
- the rpiA gene encoding ribose-5-phosphate isomerase RpiA translates to MTAVTDPVKLMKQEVGKAAAALVKSGSIVGLGTGSTTAYAIQYIGERLKSGELKDIVGVTTSFQADVLAKQYGIPLTTLDAIDHIDIAIDGADEVDPQKNLIKGGGAAHTREKVVDYLADRFIVVVDGGKLVDRLGSVFPVPVEVIPMAVTPVMRAVEKLGGKPELRMGVKKAGPVITDQGNMVIDVKFDSIDDPVNLEKTLNNIPGVLENGIFVNCADVVLIGEVKNGQPVVREI, encoded by the coding sequence ATGACCGCAGTAACAGACCCCGTGAAATTGATGAAGCAAGAAGTCGGCAAAGCCGCCGCCGCTCTTGTAAAATCGGGTTCCATTGTCGGGTTAGGTACAGGATCAACAACAGCGTATGCGATTCAATATATAGGAGAACGCCTCAAGTCTGGCGAACTTAAAGATATCGTTGGTGTTACTACCTCTTTTCAAGCAGATGTTTTAGCAAAGCAGTATGGCATACCACTAACCACCTTAGATGCTATTGACCACATCGATATTGCCATTGATGGAGCAGATGAAGTCGATCCGCAGAAGAATTTGATTAAAGGTGGGGGTGCAGCACATACTCGTGAAAAAGTAGTAGATTACCTGGCAGATCGGTTTATCGTTGTTGTGGATGGTGGCAAATTAGTTGACCGACTCGGCTCGGTTTTCCCTGTGCCAGTGGAAGTGATACCAATGGCTGTTACCCCTGTGATGCGGGCAGTTGAGAAACTTGGTGGTAAGCCAGAGCTACGGATGGGAGTTAAAAAAGCAGGGCCTGTAATCACCGACCAAGGCAATATGGTAATAGATGTTAAATTTGACTCTATTGATGACCCAGTTAACCTCGAAAAAACGCTGAATAACATACCCGGCGTCCTCGAAAATGGCATTTTTGTCAATTGTGCCGATGTAGTGTTAATTGGTGAAGTTAAAAATGGTCAGCCTGTAGTGCGAGAAATATAA
- a CDS encoding oxygenase MpaB family protein, protein MKTYCVPSISKLLDKTGEFRDHPQKRYDDTSIIVVEMSKWGYDSELGRLAIERMNAIHRRFKIANEDFLYVLSTFIYDPIRWNAQFGWRLMCEQEKLASFYFWREVGKRMHIQNIPATYEELERYNLDYEREHFRYSDTNRRVGEATRGLFLSWFPWWMRSPLKPVVHALLDDTMLDAFGFEHPPQLLRTAVANILKLRGLSLRFFPPRQQPHFFIDSPIRSYPNGYEIDELGPPENR, encoded by the coding sequence ATGAAAACTTATTGTGTTCCCAGCATCTCGAAATTACTGGATAAAACTGGGGAATTTCGCGATCATCCGCAAAAGCGTTACGACGATACCTCTATCATTGTTGTGGAGATGAGCAAGTGGGGTTACGATAGCGAACTAGGTCGTCTGGCAATTGAGCGGATGAATGCCATCCACAGACGTTTCAAAATTGCCAATGAAGATTTTCTTTACGTACTTTCGACTTTTATTTACGATCCTATCCGCTGGAATGCTCAGTTTGGCTGGCGGTTGATGTGCGAACAAGAAAAATTAGCATCTTTTTACTTTTGGCGGGAAGTAGGCAAGCGCATGCATATTCAAAATATTCCCGCAACCTACGAAGAATTGGAACGCTATAACCTTGATTACGAACGCGAACACTTTCGTTATTCGGATACGAATCGTCGAGTTGGTGAAGCAACCCGGGGGTTATTTTTGAGTTGGTTTCCTTGGTGGATGCGATCGCCCCTCAAACCTGTTGTTCATGCTTTACTAGATGACACAATGCTGGATGCCTTTGGTTTTGAACATCCTCCTCAATTGCTGCGAACTGCTGTTGCAAATATCTTAAAGCTGCGTGGGTTATCATTGCGTTTTTTTCCACCCCGCCAGCAACCTCACTTTTTTATCGACTCCCCCATTCGCAGTTATCCCAATGGTTATGAAATTGACGAGTTGGGGCCACCGGAAAATAGGTAA
- a CDS encoding type II toxin-antitoxin system VapC family toxin produces MNRYVVDASVAVKWFVPEINSEKAARLLDGSYELIAPDLLLPEFGNILWKKVQLGEITTETSRKIIHDFQSVMLQTYPSKLLLEAAVDMANSLAQTVDDCFYLALAFTEQCQLVTADRKFYNALTTSSFANHLLWVEDVNIT; encoded by the coding sequence GTGAATCGCTACGTTGTTGATGCCAGTGTCGCTGTCAAATGGTTTGTACCGGAGATTAACAGCGAAAAAGCGGCTCGTCTTTTGGACGGGAGTTATGAATTAATAGCCCCAGACTTACTGCTACCTGAGTTTGGCAATATCCTGTGGAAAAAGGTTCAGCTAGGGGAAATTACTACAGAAACGAGCCGCAAAATTATACATGACTTTCAGTCAGTGATGTTGCAAACTTACCCTTCAAAACTGTTGTTAGAAGCTGCTGTTGATATGGCTAACAGCCTAGCACAGACTGTGGATGATTGTTTTTATCTAGCTCTTGCTTTTACGGAACAATGCCAGCTTGTCACAGCCGACCGCAAATTTTACAACGCACTGACAACAAGCTCTTTTGCTAATCATCTTCTGTGGGTAGAAGATGTAAATATTACTTAG
- a CDS encoding FitA-like ribbon-helix-helix domain-containing protein, which yields MAQVLVEELDPIILEKLEILAQQHGRSLQAQIRHILEIAAQSTATSSQQVNMAKAREAAFQMRLQLVGGSHTDSAELLREDRKR from the coding sequence ATGGCTCAAGTCTTAGTTGAAGAACTAGACCCCATTATCCTGGAAAAGCTAGAAATTCTCGCCCAACAGCACGGTCGCTCTTTGCAAGCCCAAATCAGACACATCTTGGAGATAGCAGCACAAAGCACGGCAACTTCAAGTCAGCAAGTCAACATGGCAAAAGCGAGAGAGGCTGCTTTCCAAATGCGGCTGCAATTAGTTGGTGGTAGCCATACCGATAGTGCTGAACTCCTACGAGAGGACAGAAAACGGTGA